The following are encoded together in the Ralstonia insidiosa genome:
- a CDS encoding NADH:flavin oxidoreductase/NADH oxidase: MSALFQPFSLRGLTLENRIVISPMCQYSADNGQATAWHHTHLGSLSLSGAGLLMIEATAVSPEGRITNGCLGLWDDATEAALARTLSAIRQNALVPIGMQIAHAGRKASSARPWEGGALLPLDAGGWETMGPSALSQRPEERAPREMTDADLARVRDAFVATARRAVRLGLAAIELHAAHGYLLHEFLSPIANQRTDAYGGSRENRMRYPLEIFDAVRAVVPDNIPVGVRVSATDWVEGGWTPEDSVVFAQALRARGCDWIDASSGGVSPLQQIPLSTGYQVPFAEKIRNEADIPTIAVGLINEAHEAEAIVAEGRADLVAVGRAFLYNPHWAWAAAAELGATVKAPPQYWRAFPRHAKNLFGETHFGAR; the protein is encoded by the coding sequence CCAGCCTTTTTCCCTGCGCGGTCTCACGCTTGAGAACCGCATCGTCATCTCGCCGATGTGCCAGTACTCAGCTGACAACGGCCAGGCGACGGCGTGGCATCACACGCACCTAGGTAGCTTGTCGCTTTCCGGTGCGGGGTTGCTGATGATCGAGGCGACCGCCGTATCGCCGGAAGGGCGCATCACCAATGGCTGCCTAGGTTTGTGGGACGACGCGACGGAAGCCGCGCTTGCGCGCACACTTTCCGCCATTCGCCAGAACGCGCTGGTGCCGATCGGTATGCAGATCGCGCATGCGGGCCGCAAGGCGTCGAGTGCGCGGCCGTGGGAGGGTGGTGCGCTGTTGCCGCTCGATGCCGGCGGCTGGGAGACGATGGGCCCGTCCGCGCTATCGCAACGCCCTGAAGAGCGTGCGCCGCGCGAAATGACCGACGCCGACCTTGCCCGCGTACGTGATGCGTTTGTCGCCACCGCGCGCCGCGCTGTGCGCCTGGGGTTGGCGGCCATCGAATTGCACGCCGCGCACGGCTATCTGTTGCACGAATTCCTCTCGCCGATTGCCAATCAGCGCACCGATGCGTACGGCGGCTCACGCGAGAACCGCATGCGTTATCCGCTGGAAATTTTCGATGCTGTGCGGGCCGTGGTGCCGGACAACATTCCGGTGGGCGTGCGTGTGTCGGCCACCGATTGGGTGGAGGGCGGCTGGACGCCGGAGGATTCGGTGGTGTTTGCACAGGCGCTGCGCGCGCGTGGTTGCGACTGGATCGATGCGTCGTCAGGCGGCGTGTCGCCGCTGCAGCAGATTCCGTTGTCGACGGGTTACCAAGTGCCGTTTGCCGAGAAGATCCGCAACGAAGCGGATATCCCGACCATTGCCGTCGGCCTCATCAACGAGGCGCATGAAGCCGAGGCCATCGTTGCGGAGGGGCGTGCGGACCTGGTCGCGGTCGGCCGCGCCTTTCTCTACAACCCGCACTGGGCCTGGGCTGCGGCAGCGGAACTGGGCGCCACCGTCAAGGCGCCGCCGCAGTATTGGCGCGCTTTCCCGCGTCATGCCAAGAACCTCTTTGGCGAGACGCATTTCGGCGCGCGCTAA
- a CDS encoding phytanoyl-CoA dioxygenase family protein: MPQTMTTGSLAEEGWERVVPTDTLQSDIEALFFDICNYLLVLVKDDTRFDSTPQRLLREAIINRDAITAERHLQQVMLEINAKDRKLLGRVYDIGTRPMRLMSGMRLFFNPQIQQIAERFFGKPEDPSILVRPYNGETLHVFPPGEENYRYNLPIHQDFPYLLQSEKQLTFWLNLTNNLNGEAGGVRIYPRTHKLGLPKTTKNAFGHYEVVTEHYPEFDQNDYVESESGLFELYAIDSLTWHSSLPSIAKDSTRLTYIFRISDIGAQDRVPYGADRSNPKGKSFEDLYPEFYIELVTQ, encoded by the coding sequence ATGCCCCAGACCATGACAACGGGTTCACTGGCCGAAGAGGGATGGGAACGGGTCGTCCCAACCGACACCCTGCAAAGCGACATCGAAGCGCTGTTCTTCGATATCTGCAACTACCTGTTGGTGCTGGTGAAGGATGACACGCGGTTTGACAGCACGCCCCAACGCCTGCTGCGGGAGGCCATCATCAATCGGGACGCGATCACGGCGGAGCGCCATCTCCAACAGGTGATGCTGGAAATCAACGCCAAGGATCGCAAGCTGCTAGGCCGGGTCTATGACATTGGGACCCGACCGATGCGGCTCATGTCGGGCATGCGCCTGTTCTTCAACCCGCAGATTCAGCAGATCGCGGAACGCTTCTTCGGCAAGCCCGAAGACCCTTCCATTCTGGTCCGCCCTTACAACGGCGAGACCCTGCATGTATTTCCCCCGGGCGAGGAAAACTACCGGTACAACCTCCCCATCCATCAAGACTTCCCCTATCTGCTGCAGAGCGAAAAACAGCTCACGTTCTGGCTCAACCTCACCAACAATCTGAACGGCGAGGCTGGCGGCGTCCGCATCTACCCGCGCACGCACAAGCTGGGGTTGCCAAAGACAACGAAGAACGCGTTTGGCCATTACGAGGTCGTCACCGAACACTATCCAGAGTTCGATCAGAACGATTACGTGGAATCGGAATCTGGGTTGTTCGAGCTCTACGCGATCGACTCCCTGACCTGGCACAGCTCCCTGCCGAGCATTGCCAAGGACAGCACGCGCCTGACCTATATCTTTCGCATCTCCGACATTGGCGCGCAGGATCGCGTGCCCTATGGTGCCGACCGCTCAAATCCCAAAGGGAAGAGCTTTGAGGATCTGTATCCCGAGTTTTATATCGAGCTGGTGACGCAGTAA
- a CDS encoding ketoacyl-ACP synthase III: MSNRVASGRAHRLDGVAIRGVASVLPRREIDNQRFEAEFGEESVRDVVKMIGVRRRYWVEEGVTAADLCFQAADKLLARLSWDKSTVDALIFVSQTPDYRLPATACVLQGRLGLGTACAAFDVNLGCSGYTYGLWLASSLIKGGSRRVLLLAGDTISRTVSPSDRATAMLFGDAGTATAVEFDEHAGSSVFVLGTDGRGATNLMIPQGAYRKSEAHDERLEGRDPTCLFMDGGEIFNFTLRSVPPLTADTLSFAGRAIDDVDGFLYHQANEFMLKHLARKSKISAEKFHTNIDQYGNTSCASIPLLMTTNLSEQLAASRMTLLMAGFGVGYSWGSALMDVGPLSCNEIEFYDAV; encoded by the coding sequence ATGAGTAATCGGGTAGCGTCTGGCCGCGCTCATCGTCTTGACGGTGTCGCCATTCGTGGCGTGGCATCCGTGTTGCCGCGCCGTGAGATTGACAATCAACGTTTCGAAGCAGAGTTCGGTGAGGAGTCGGTTCGCGACGTCGTCAAGATGATCGGTGTGCGCAGGCGCTACTGGGTCGAAGAAGGGGTGACAGCCGCGGATTTGTGTTTTCAAGCGGCGGATAAGTTGCTGGCGCGGTTGAGCTGGGATAAATCGACGGTCGATGCCTTGATTTTTGTTTCTCAGACGCCTGACTATCGGCTTCCCGCGACGGCTTGCGTATTACAAGGGCGTCTGGGTTTGGGCACCGCTTGCGCAGCGTTTGATGTCAACTTGGGGTGCTCCGGCTACACCTACGGTCTGTGGTTGGCATCTAGCCTTATCAAAGGAGGTTCGCGCAGAGTGTTGCTGTTGGCGGGCGACACGATCAGTCGAACAGTATCGCCTTCGGATCGCGCTACCGCGATGCTTTTTGGCGACGCAGGTACCGCAACCGCGGTCGAGTTCGACGAGCATGCAGGTTCGAGCGTATTTGTCTTGGGCACCGATGGTCGCGGCGCGACCAACCTCATGATTCCCCAAGGCGCATATCGGAAGAGTGAGGCTCATGATGAGCGGCTTGAGGGTCGCGACCCGACATGTCTCTTCATGGATGGAGGAGAGATATTCAACTTCACGTTGCGCTCGGTACCGCCTTTGACCGCCGATACGTTGTCGTTTGCTGGACGCGCAATCGATGACGTTGATGGTTTCCTGTATCACCAAGCAAACGAGTTCATGCTGAAGCACCTCGCGCGCAAATCAAAGATTTCCGCAGAGAAGTTTCATACCAACATCGACCAATATGGCAATACGAGTTGCGCGTCGATTCCGCTGCTCATGACCACCAATCTAAGCGAGCAACTTGCTGCGTCACGCATGACGTTGTTAATGGCTGGGTTTGGTGTGGGCTATTCGTGGGGTTCTGCTTTGATGGACGTTGGGCCACTCTCTTGCAATGAAATTGAGTTCTACGATGCTGTTTGA
- a CDS encoding metalloregulator ArsR/SmtB family transcription factor, which yields MTNIDKIFEALASTPRRQILAYLSEAELTTSELAERFAMSAPAISRHLSVLENAGLVISERRGQFVLYKLNGDSLVNSLTSYAFELCPVARPLKAESRKKATEKPG from the coding sequence ATGACCAACATCGACAAGATCTTTGAAGCGTTGGCGTCCACACCACGTCGGCAGATCCTGGCCTATCTGTCGGAAGCCGAACTCACGACGTCTGAGCTTGCCGAGCGTTTTGCCATGAGCGCACCGGCGATCTCGCGCCATCTGTCGGTACTGGAGAACGCCGGGTTGGTCATCAGCGAGCGGCGCGGCCAGTTCGTCCTGTACAAGCTCAATGGCGACAGCCTCGTCAACAGCCTGACCAGCTATGCCTTCGAGCTGTGTCCGGTTGCTCGCCCGCTCAAGGCCGAATCCCGCAAGAAGGCCACAGAAAAACCCGGTTGA
- a CDS encoding acyl carrier protein has protein sequence MEKLYAELAEILEIDPSAVGPQLSLHDHGWDSLAVVSTIAIVDELFDVTLDGAALGKCATVADIEALITRATA, from the coding sequence TTGGAAAAGCTATACGCAGAACTGGCCGAAATTTTAGAGATTGATCCCTCGGCCGTTGGCCCGCAACTGTCGCTGCATGATCATGGTTGGGATTCGCTTGCTGTGGTGTCGACCATCGCGATCGTGGATGAGCTGTTCGACGTCACGCTGGACGGTGCGGCGCTGGGCAAGTGCGCTACGGTTGCCGATATTGAAGCGCTGATCACTCGAGCTACGGCATGA
- the trmB gene encoding tRNA (guanosine(46)-N7)-methyltransferase TrmB — MQSTEHTNDGTPVEPSDDDQSGTPETGHPRRIRSYVRRAGRTSTGQQRAIDELGPRFQLPYAAEPLDWEAAFGRASAKRIFEIGFGMGETTAHIAQLRPDDDFLGVEVHEPGVGALLKLIGEREIGNIRICSHDAVEVLAHMIPEGTLDGIHVFFPDPWHKKRHNKRRLIQSPFVARLAAHLKPGGYLHCATDWEEYAHQMLEVLSAEPTLENTADGFAPRPDYRPVTKFEKRGLRLGHGVWDVVFRKR; from the coding sequence ATGCAGTCCACCGAACACACCAACGACGGCACGCCCGTCGAGCCGTCTGACGACGATCAATCCGGTACGCCGGAAACCGGCCACCCGCGCCGCATCCGCTCTTACGTACGCCGCGCCGGCCGCACGTCTACCGGTCAGCAGCGCGCCATCGACGAACTCGGCCCGCGCTTCCAATTGCCCTACGCCGCCGAGCCGCTCGACTGGGAAGCCGCCTTCGGGCGCGCCAGCGCCAAGCGTATCTTCGAGATCGGCTTCGGCATGGGCGAGACCACGGCCCACATCGCGCAACTGCGTCCGGACGACGATTTCCTGGGCGTGGAAGTGCACGAGCCGGGCGTGGGTGCACTGCTCAAGCTGATCGGCGAACGCGAGATCGGCAACATCCGCATCTGCTCGCACGATGCGGTGGAAGTGCTGGCGCACATGATTCCGGAAGGCACGCTGGATGGCATCCACGTGTTCTTCCCGGATCCATGGCACAAGAAGCGCCACAACAAGCGACGCCTGATCCAGAGCCCGTTCGTGGCGCGCCTGGCCGCCCACCTGAAACCGGGCGGCTATCTGCACTGTGCAACGGATTGGGAGGAATACGCCCACCAGATGCTGGAGGTGCTCTCTGCCGAGCCGACGCTTGAGAACACCGCCGACGGCTTCGCGCCGCGCCCCGATTATCGCCCCGTCACCAAGTTCGAGAAGCGCGGCCTGCGCCTTGGGCATGGCGTATGGGATGTGGTCTTCCGCAAGCGCTGA
- a CDS encoding SDR family NAD(P)-dependent oxidoreductase, with protein sequence MFDHQALVGKRYLITGGSSGIGRATAVALAACGASLVVMGRDEARTRETVAMLGTDAPHTPVVVDFQDADTTADAVKEAAVAAGGVDGVFHGAGLELLLPIKMTKRSSLDKMFASSVFSAFGIARALSLKGVVREEGGAFVIMSSAAGLRGQSGMTAYSAAKAAVDGMMRSLAVELAPRGIRVNSIAAGAVETAMHGRLANTLPSAAMEAYEAKHLLGFGRPEDVASAAVFLLSPAARWITGTTMVVDGGFTVR encoded by the coding sequence CTGTTTGATCACCAAGCACTTGTTGGGAAGCGTTATTTGATTACCGGTGGATCATCGGGTATCGGTCGGGCGACTGCAGTGGCCTTGGCTGCGTGTGGCGCGTCGCTGGTAGTGATGGGGCGAGATGAGGCCCGTACGCGTGAAACTGTGGCGATGTTGGGTACAGATGCGCCTCACACGCCCGTTGTCGTCGATTTCCAAGACGCTGATACTACGGCGGACGCGGTCAAAGAGGCTGCGGTTGCGGCCGGTGGTGTTGACGGGGTGTTTCATGGTGCAGGTCTTGAACTGCTGCTTCCTATCAAGATGACGAAGCGCTCGAGCCTCGACAAAATGTTCGCGTCGAGTGTTTTCTCCGCTTTCGGGATTGCTCGTGCGCTCTCATTGAAAGGGGTTGTGCGGGAAGAGGGCGGGGCCTTCGTGATCATGTCTTCCGCGGCTGGATTGCGTGGGCAGTCTGGCATGACGGCATATTCTGCAGCCAAGGCCGCCGTGGACGGCATGATGCGTTCGCTAGCTGTCGAGTTGGCACCTCGCGGCATCCGAGTGAACAGCATTGCTGCCGGTGCGGTTGAGACAGCAATGCATGGTCGTCTTGCGAACACACTTCCCTCGGCAGCTATGGAGGCTTACGAGGCAAAGCATCTGCTTGGTTTCGGGCGTCCGGAAGATGTGGCTTCAGCCGCAGTATTTCTGCTCTCGCCAGCCGCACGTTGGATTACCGGCACGACGATGGTTGTAGACGGCGGATTTACGGTGCGCTGA
- a CDS encoding 3-oxoacyl-ACP synthase III family protein has protein sequence MIKAKVAAVSTYLPTPVVHNEELAALFPEWTAEKILSKTGIAERRVAAPDETAADLAFSAAEAMFTEHGIDRKSIDFLLFCSQSPDYILPTTACVLQSRLDLRQDIGALDFNLGCSGFVYGLSLAKGLIEAGSVRRVLLLTADTYTKFIHPRDKSVRTIFGDGAAATLIEAQRSESDAIGPFIFGTNGGGAEDLIVKTGGARHARTEGSAVEYEDTSGNVRTEDHLKMDGAAVMAFTLKAVPALVKDLLDTAGLAVDDLDHVVFHQANTFILESLRKKCKIPEDKFVIHMEHCGNTVSSTIPIALSSLPQAAGRRRRILVVGFGVGLSWAGTIIDY, from the coding sequence ATGATCAAAGCTAAAGTCGCGGCCGTCAGTACCTACCTACCGACCCCGGTTGTTCACAATGAGGAGCTTGCTGCTTTGTTTCCTGAGTGGACGGCAGAGAAGATTCTGAGTAAGACGGGCATCGCTGAGCGTCGAGTGGCTGCGCCGGACGAAACGGCGGCAGATCTGGCGTTTAGTGCGGCAGAGGCCATGTTTACTGAGCATGGAATTGATCGGAAGTCGATCGACTTCCTGCTGTTCTGCTCGCAATCCCCTGACTACATTCTGCCAACAACGGCATGTGTTCTGCAGAGTCGGCTAGACCTGCGTCAGGATATCGGTGCGCTGGATTTCAACCTTGGGTGCTCAGGATTCGTCTATGGACTGTCCCTTGCAAAAGGTTTGATCGAGGCCGGTAGCGTTCGTAGGGTCCTTTTGCTAACGGCTGACACCTACACAAAGTTCATTCATCCGCGTGACAAGAGCGTGCGCACCATTTTTGGCGATGGGGCAGCTGCGACCTTGATTGAAGCTCAACGGAGTGAGAGTGACGCTATCGGGCCGTTCATTTTTGGCACGAATGGCGGTGGGGCTGAAGATCTCATCGTCAAGACGGGCGGAGCTCGCCATGCTCGTACCGAGGGCTCCGCCGTCGAGTATGAAGATACCTCCGGCAACGTTCGTACCGAAGACCATCTGAAAATGGATGGTGCTGCGGTGATGGCCTTTACGTTGAAGGCGGTACCCGCCTTGGTCAAGGATTTGCTGGATACGGCAGGACTTGCGGTGGACGATCTTGATCATGTCGTTTTTCACCAAGCAAACACGTTCATCCTGGAGAGCTTGCGCAAGAAGTGCAAGATTCCTGAGGACAAGTTTGTCATTCACATGGAGCACTGTGGCAACACCGTGTCGTCAACTATCCCGATCGCGCTTAGCTCTTTGCCGCAGGCTGCGGGGCGTCGTCGCAGAATCTTGGTCGTGGGGTTTGGCGTTGGCTTGTCCTGGGCCGGTACTATCATCGATTACTGA
- a CDS encoding aromatic ring-hydroxylating oxygenase subunit alpha: MLENKLSRQYWHLVAHRRELPANNDYLKLKWAAGDVVVFNDGGDLVAFDNLCPHRGTRFFVDESGNAPAHCPYHGWSYRGGKVHVPNPDRFKPCDLSSARLNAFQMDWAGDFLFIGIEPKMSLPEQLGEVMPLLEDISFNIAGRFDFSQYDYQCNWRIALENALEPYHIDLIHPESLGALRLTDGANTFHGLNSVWRAELGDARLDKRLKSMSRLFSVDFQYEGYLSLYVFPYAMLSSTYGFSYSLQNFFPASAANLTHFSSRLLTAPSLPGKQALADVFFQSTAAVNRQVFEEDHEICRRVPSEAIDTHTILADNEEKIRHFRASIAAS; this comes from the coding sequence GTGCTAGAGAACAAACTTTCCCGCCAGTACTGGCATTTGGTGGCACACCGACGCGAGCTGCCGGCCAACAATGACTATCTCAAGTTGAAATGGGCCGCCGGCGACGTCGTGGTTTTCAACGACGGTGGTGATCTTGTCGCTTTTGACAATCTCTGCCCGCACAGAGGAACGCGTTTCTTTGTTGATGAGAGTGGCAACGCGCCCGCGCATTGTCCTTATCACGGATGGAGCTATCGAGGCGGCAAGGTTCACGTGCCAAATCCAGACAGATTTAAGCCTTGTGATCTTTCTTCTGCACGCTTGAATGCTTTTCAGATGGACTGGGCGGGCGATTTCCTATTCATTGGCATCGAGCCAAAAATGTCGTTGCCCGAGCAGTTGGGTGAGGTAATGCCTCTTTTGGAAGATATCTCCTTCAACATTGCCGGCCGTTTCGATTTCAGCCAGTACGATTATCAATGTAATTGGCGGATCGCTCTCGAGAACGCGCTAGAACCCTACCACATCGACCTGATTCATCCGGAGTCGTTGGGCGCATTGCGTTTGACTGATGGTGCGAACACTTTCCATGGTTTGAACTCGGTCTGGCGAGCCGAATTGGGTGATGCGAGGTTGGACAAGCGCCTCAAGTCAATGAGTCGGCTTTTTTCTGTGGACTTTCAGTATGAAGGTTACTTGAGTTTGTATGTTTTCCCATATGCAATGCTGTCATCGACCTATGGGTTCTCCTATTCGCTCCAAAATTTCTTTCCCGCTTCAGCCGCGAATCTCACTCATTTCTCAAGCCGTTTGTTGACGGCGCCTTCGTTGCCGGGCAAACAAGCACTCGCAGACGTATTCTTCCAGTCTACGGCTGCTGTAAATCGGCAGGTATTCGAGGAGGACCATGAGATCTGCCGCAGAGTACCTAGTGAAGCGATTGATACGCACACCATTCTGGCGGACAACGAAGAGAAGATCCGACACTTCCGGGCGTCAATCGCAGCATCCTGA
- a CDS encoding acetyltransferase has product MKRYVIVGGGGFGREVISWIRQIVAGEGQGDVVGVLDSNPACLDGFNYGVPYLGTPQEYQHSEDVELVLAVGSPATKCALVEQLRTRGGKFATIIHPSSVIAATARLGEGVIVCPQSLVSADAQVGDFVTINACSSVGHDACVGQYGTLSAHVDIMGFATLGDACFLGSGARVMPKVTVGTRCTVGAGAIAMRRLPDGMTLYTSPSKKM; this is encoded by the coding sequence ATGAAACGATATGTGATCGTGGGGGGCGGCGGATTCGGTCGCGAAGTCATCTCGTGGATCCGCCAGATTGTGGCAGGAGAGGGACAAGGGGATGTTGTTGGTGTTCTTGATAGCAATCCCGCGTGCCTCGATGGTTTCAACTATGGTGTCCCTTATCTGGGGACACCACAGGAATACCAGCATTCCGAGGATGTCGAGCTTGTGCTGGCGGTGGGAAGCCCGGCTACGAAATGTGCACTCGTGGAACAACTGCGTACCCGGGGCGGAAAATTCGCGACCATCATTCATCCTAGCTCAGTGATTGCCGCAACTGCCAGATTGGGCGAAGGGGTAATTGTTTGCCCACAATCACTCGTTTCGGCCGATGCCCAGGTGGGGGATTTCGTGACGATCAATGCTTGTTCTTCAGTCGGTCATGATGCGTGTGTCGGGCAATATGGCACGCTTAGCGCTCACGTAGACATAATGGGGTTCGCCACACTGGGCGACGCCTGTTTCCTAGGCTCTGGTGCACGCGTTATGCCAAAGGTGACGGTTGGCACTCGGTGTACGGTTGGGGCGGGTGCCATCGCCATGCGTCGCCTTCCTGATGGCATGACCCTCTACACTTCGCCTTCCAAGAAGATGTAG
- a CDS encoding acyl-CoA desaturase, whose translation MQNFAESLKTHRVQAADVQSVVRGEVRYAPVKSLWLTGMAVAGVVGGIWTFSWAAFAVFVLTTGSVLLLGHSLGSHRKLIHDSYQCPKWLEYTLVYFGVQVGLAGPIGLLRQHDLRDYAQRLPDCHDYLRHGRSFWQDAWWQLHCELQLTDPPLIALEPRIANDRVYQFLERTWMLQQLPIALLLYGLGGWSFVFWGTCARVTAGVFGHWLIGYFAHHHGGMHYEVQGAAVQGHNIRFASLLTMGECWHNNHHAYPGSARLGLFAGEWDPGWWMLIALRRVGLVWNLRLPSDLPARPELVRLRDEPAPPIEPPTRRWHLPCPCRRLRADRAALL comes from the coding sequence GTGCAAAATTTTGCCGAGAGTCTGAAAACACACCGCGTGCAAGCCGCCGATGTGCAGAGCGTGGTCCGTGGTGAAGTCCGCTATGCGCCGGTCAAATCGCTTTGGTTGACCGGCATGGCGGTGGCAGGGGTGGTTGGTGGCATCTGGACGTTCAGTTGGGCAGCCTTCGCTGTCTTCGTCCTGACGACCGGCAGCGTTCTGCTGCTGGGGCATTCGCTGGGCAGCCACCGCAAGCTGATTCACGATAGCTATCAATGCCCCAAATGGCTGGAGTACACGCTGGTGTACTTTGGCGTACAGGTCGGCTTGGCCGGCCCCATCGGCTTGCTACGCCAGCATGATCTGCGTGACTATGCGCAGCGGCTCCCGGACTGCCACGACTACCTACGGCATGGCCGCTCGTTCTGGCAGGATGCCTGGTGGCAACTGCACTGTGAGTTGCAACTCACCGATCCGCCCCTGATCGCATTGGAACCCCGAATCGCCAACGACCGCGTCTATCAGTTCCTGGAGCGTACGTGGATGCTGCAGCAATTACCTATCGCGTTGCTGCTGTACGGGTTGGGCGGGTGGAGCTTCGTGTTCTGGGGGACCTGCGCGCGTGTGACGGCCGGGGTGTTCGGCCACTGGCTGATCGGCTACTTCGCGCACCACCACGGCGGCATGCACTACGAGGTGCAAGGCGCTGCGGTGCAAGGCCACAACATCCGCTTTGCGTCGCTGCTGACCATGGGCGAGTGCTGGCACAACAATCATCACGCCTACCCGGGCTCGGCTCGCCTGGGCCTGTTTGCCGGCGAGTGGGACCCGGGCTGGTGGATGCTGATCGCCTTGCGCAGGGTCGGCCTGGTTTGGAACCTCCGTCTGCCGTCGGACCTGCCTGCCCGCCCGGAACTGGTCCGCCTGCGGGACGAGCCCGCGCCCCCGATCGAACCGCCTACTCGCCGCTGGCACCTGCCGTGTCCGTGCCGACGCCTGCGGGCCGATAGGGCTGCGCTGCTATAA